A section of the Marinoscillum sp. 108 genome encodes:
- a CDS encoding GPP34 family phosphoprotein: MKISIAEGLYLIALDDEEGRLLAAAEKTIVPGLISAAILELHLLKKVGLKDNKISSVEQSGTGNGILDGILRKLKTGLNFLDAVEDLSHHFKDIQEDLNQLLVQRGILKKEATKLMWIPLSERMDNANYSFEQDIRNSLKTIVFKSAKPTISFVILMSLIYDCQILSEVFRDKDELIDAVKVAKDMVDSPVLTPEVSTALKELKKYFGN; the protein is encoded by the coding sequence ATGAAGATTAGCATAGCTGAGGGTTTGTATTTGATTGCCCTTGACGATGAAGAAGGACGCCTTTTAGCTGCGGCTGAAAAGACGATTGTGCCAGGACTGATTAGTGCTGCTATTCTTGAGCTTCACCTTCTGAAGAAGGTAGGACTGAAAGACAATAAGATTTCGTCTGTGGAGCAGTCTGGTACCGGCAACGGTATTCTGGACGGTATTTTGAGAAAACTCAAGACCGGCTTGAACTTTCTGGATGCTGTGGAAGATCTATCGCATCATTTTAAAGATATACAGGAAGACCTTAATCAGCTATTGGTGCAGAGAGGAATTCTAAAGAAAGAGGCTACAAAACTCATGTGGATACCACTTTCAGAGAGAATGGATAATGCTAATTATTCCTTTGAACAGGATATCAGAAACAGCCTGAAGACCATTGTATTCAAGAGCGCCAAACCGACCATATCTTTTGTGATTTTAATGTCCCTGATCTACGACTGCCAAATTCTGAGCGAGGTTTTTAGAGATAAGGATGAACTGATCGATGCTGTGAAAGTGGCCAAGGATATGGTGGACTCACCAGTACTTACCCCGGAAGTTTCTACGGCGCTAAAAGAACTGAAGAAGTATTTTGGAAACTAA
- a CDS encoding TolC family protein, which translates to MKYYTLLILFIAGGWLARAQEPLSLSDAIAIGLDKNYDIRIEKRNVDVATNNNSWGEAGILPSISLDLQSQNSIRNQQSDNQFFGGQLFPGFELNDQRAYALTPSLQVSWLIFQGNKAIISKRRLDQLQAESMQNADVVVSNTLQAIILAYYMAALEKERLDAFEKQLALSKDRYDYTNTKYEMGSAVTTDLLLEENNYLTDSANYINQMLTYHNAIRALNVLLVSDDINKDYTLTDDLKLEEYDYQYEDLEAVMLSENVDLKKIYISQSILETQVRQSRADLFPTVRLNGGYNWNRSVSDLTSATYIGPNPDYENPPEPLVSKSGTYFANFTLSFNLFNGGKVNRAIRNSIVQEDIGNLRIDQLETSLKRSLSEAYERYQIRKQLYGINALNERSAATNLSISQEKFKGGTINSFDYRVVQNNHLAATNQKLQALYNLIDSKVELMRLTGGLISENGSVSDQ; encoded by the coding sequence ATGAAGTATTATACTTTACTCATTCTTTTTATAGCCGGTGGTTGGTTGGCGCGGGCACAAGAGCCACTTTCGCTTAGTGATGCCATTGCCATTGGGTTGGATAAGAACTACGACATCCGCATTGAAAAGAGAAACGTGGATGTGGCCACCAATAATAATTCCTGGGGTGAGGCTGGGATTTTACCTTCCATTTCCCTCGATCTTCAAAGTCAGAATAGTATTAGAAATCAGCAGTCGGACAATCAATTTTTTGGGGGACAATTATTTCCCGGATTTGAGCTGAACGACCAGCGGGCTTATGCGCTTACTCCTTCTTTGCAGGTGAGTTGGTTGATTTTTCAGGGCAATAAGGCTATTATCAGTAAGCGCAGACTGGATCAGCTGCAAGCCGAGTCCATGCAAAATGCCGATGTAGTAGTATCGAATACCCTGCAGGCCATCATACTTGCCTATTACATGGCCGCTCTTGAGAAGGAACGCCTGGATGCTTTTGAAAAGCAACTGGCACTCAGTAAGGACAGGTATGATTATACTAATACCAAGTATGAAATGGGGAGTGCTGTTACCACGGATCTACTGCTTGAGGAGAACAACTACCTCACGGACTCTGCCAATTACATCAACCAGATGCTGACGTATCATAATGCCATCAGAGCACTGAATGTGCTACTGGTGAGTGATGACATTAATAAGGATTACACTCTGACTGATGATCTCAAACTGGAGGAGTATGACTATCAATATGAGGACCTGGAAGCGGTGATGCTTTCAGAAAATGTGGATCTAAAGAAAATCTATATTTCCCAGTCTATTTTGGAAACACAGGTGAGACAAAGCAGGGCAGATCTCTTCCCCACGGTAAGACTCAATGGTGGATACAATTGGAACAGAAGTGTGTCTGACCTTACCAGTGCGACGTACATAGGGCCCAATCCCGATTATGAAAACCCTCCAGAGCCATTGGTTTCCAAATCAGGTACCTATTTTGCCAATTTCACTTTGAGTTTCAATCTATTCAATGGTGGCAAAGTCAACCGTGCCATTCGCAATAGCATCGTGCAGGAGGATATTGGAAATCTCAGGATAGATCAGCTAGAGACCAGTCTGAAGCGAAGCCTGAGTGAAGCGTATGAGCGGTATCAGATCAGAAAACAACTATATGGTATCAATGCGCTAAATGAGCGATCTGCAGCCACTAATTTGAGCATCTCGCAAGAAAAGTTCAAAGGAGGCACCATCAACTCATTTGATTATCGGGTGGTTCAGAATAACCACCTGGCGGCCACTAACCAGAAGCTACAGGCCCTGTACAATTTGATCGATTCTAAGGTGGAGCTGATGCGCCTTACCGGAGGGCTGATTTCTGAGAATGGCTCGGTGAGCGATCAGTAA
- a CDS encoding TrkA family potassium uptake protein, whose protein sequence is MLKDLINNKTFSIAIKIVAGFIVYFLLLAALVYVEKDSNQSAIRDMQNAVWYSIVTLTTVGYGDLFPATVYGRAIGYIFIFLSLGIYGLLIGQFTNLMATIQENKKLGYNGTTFEGHAVIIGWNEFGKMVLEQLIGVGKQVAIFTNNREDIDHIKDLYGTKNIFTLYGDFGSQELLKKTNIEQSSIVFVNLDNDTEKLVYILNLKKIFPNLDYVVTLDNGDLKNTFVSAGVTNTISKHEISSKLLASYMFEPDVASYSESIMSFARGDGDYDIKQLLVIPTNPYVGKAYQEVFFDLKKRFNAVLIGITKRDKYGNKRLIKNPLGELKIAPGDYLIIIMNGKAFKLLRKVFGVDEGYIRETSKNKK, encoded by the coding sequence ATGCTCAAAGACCTCATAAATAATAAGACGTTTAGCATAGCCATTAAAATTGTTGCCGGCTTTATTGTATATTTTCTACTATTGGCCGCTCTGGTATATGTGGAAAAAGACAGCAACCAGTCAGCAATAAGAGACATGCAGAATGCCGTTTGGTATTCCATCGTCACGCTTACTACTGTGGGCTACGGAGACCTGTTCCCCGCCACGGTATATGGGCGAGCTATCGGCTACATTTTCATCTTTTTGAGTTTGGGTATTTACGGATTATTAATTGGTCAATTCACTAACCTTATGGCTACTATTCAGGAAAATAAAAAACTAGGCTACAATGGCACTACATTCGAGGGCCACGCGGTGATCATCGGATGGAATGAGTTCGGAAAAATGGTCCTCGAACAATTGATAGGGGTAGGCAAACAGGTAGCCATATTCACCAACAATCGGGAGGACATCGATCACATCAAAGATCTGTATGGAACCAAAAACATTTTTACACTGTACGGTGATTTTGGCAGCCAGGAACTCCTCAAGAAAACCAACATTGAACAATCTTCTATTGTCTTTGTAAACCTGGACAATGACACAGAAAAGCTGGTATATATCCTGAACCTTAAGAAGATATTCCCAAACCTCGATTATGTAGTCACTCTCGATAACGGTGATCTCAAAAACACCTTTGTGAGTGCCGGAGTTACCAACACCATCTCCAAACACGAAATCTCCTCTAAACTACTAGCCTCCTACATGTTCGAGCCGGACGTAGCCAGCTATAGTGAATCCATTATGTCATTTGCCAGAGGTGACGGTGATTATGATATCAAGCAGCTTCTTGTCATTCCTACCAACCCCTACGTAGGCAAAGCCTATCAGGAAGTGTTTTTCGACCTCAAAAAGCGCTTCAATGCTGTATTGATAGGCATTACCAAAAGGGATAAGTACGGCAACAAAAGACTGATCAAAAACCCGCTGGGTGAGCTTAAAATAGCTCCGGGTGACTATCTCATCATTATCATGAATGGCAAAGCCTTTAAGCTTTTGAGAAAAGTATTCGGAGTGGACGAAGGATATATCAGAGAGACATCTAAGAACAAGAAATGA
- a CDS encoding glycoside hydrolase family 15 protein: MQRHTYDYGVIGNCAYTAHIHTDTSIAWMCWPRFDSSFIFGSLLDKEKGGEFSVKPLEPDFKTKQYYVENTNILCTEVVSETGKYRVTDFAPRFYQNDRYYRPLMLVRKIERLEGNPRLVVKCAPKGNYGEITPQATMGSNHIQFLGLDAHVRLTTNISLNYVMSEESFVLNENKYLVFTYGAPLEGPLLETIENFLYKTKNYWRDWVKTANIVNFYQRAAIRSALILKIHQYEDTGAIIAAATTSLPESPGSTRNWDYRYCWMRDTYYTLNAFNNIGHFEESEKYFHYILNTTIEETNRYQPLYGISGQKALIEKELDLAGYMGNQPVRIGNDAYTHIQNDVYGQVLISLLPLYADKRIIFTERFDSSELVSKTLDMIEKTFDETDAGLWEFRNLRQHHCYTYLFHWTGSSAALKIAEVIGDKAMGEKAARLQKRSQEMIQKCYVPSKKGYAQAVGVERMDASTLQLIMMNYLDGNTQEAKDHLKALEKELHAKDGLFYRYKHQDDFGAPETTFLICAFWYVEALACVGRLDESIKYFENILSYSNHVGLLSEDVNEKDGGMWGNFPQAYSHVGLLNAASRIARKLDKPDFL; this comes from the coding sequence ATGCAAAGACACACTTATGATTATGGTGTAATTGGCAATTGTGCATATACCGCTCACATTCACACAGACACCAGCATAGCCTGGATGTGCTGGCCGAGATTTGATAGCAGTTTTATTTTTGGTAGCCTGCTGGATAAGGAAAAGGGTGGTGAGTTTTCTGTGAAGCCCCTTGAGCCTGATTTTAAGACTAAACAATATTATGTAGAGAACACTAATATTCTTTGCACAGAAGTGGTTTCGGAAACCGGAAAGTACCGGGTGACTGATTTTGCCCCTCGATTTTATCAGAATGACCGTTACTATAGACCACTCATGCTGGTGAGAAAGATAGAGCGCCTGGAAGGTAACCCTAGGTTGGTAGTGAAGTGTGCACCTAAAGGGAATTATGGTGAAATCACCCCACAAGCTACGATGGGGAGTAATCATATCCAGTTTTTGGGACTGGATGCCCACGTGCGTTTGACCACCAACATCTCCCTCAACTATGTGATGAGCGAAGAGAGTTTTGTGTTGAACGAGAATAAGTACCTGGTCTTTACCTACGGGGCGCCGCTTGAGGGGCCACTGCTCGAAACCATTGAAAACTTCCTGTATAAAACAAAAAATTATTGGCGTGATTGGGTGAAGACAGCCAATATTGTCAACTTTTATCAGCGTGCAGCCATCCGGTCAGCTCTTATCCTTAAAATTCACCAGTATGAGGATACCGGAGCGATAATAGCAGCAGCTACTACCAGTTTGCCTGAGTCGCCCGGGAGTACGCGAAATTGGGATTATCGCTATTGCTGGATGCGGGATACCTACTATACCCTCAATGCCTTCAATAACATTGGCCACTTTGAGGAGTCCGAAAAGTATTTTCACTACATCCTCAATACCACGATAGAGGAGACCAATCGCTATCAGCCACTCTACGGCATTAGTGGACAGAAAGCCCTCATAGAGAAGGAACTTGATCTGGCTGGCTACATGGGGAATCAGCCCGTGCGTATTGGAAACGACGCATACACACACATTCAGAATGATGTTTATGGGCAGGTATTGATCTCATTGTTACCTCTTTATGCGGATAAGCGAATTATATTCACCGAGCGATTTGACTCATCTGAGTTGGTGAGCAAAACTCTGGATATGATTGAGAAGACGTTTGACGAAACGGATGCTGGTTTGTGGGAATTCAGAAATTTACGTCAGCATCATTGCTATACTTATCTTTTCCATTGGACAGGCAGTAGTGCCGCGCTGAAGATTGCCGAAGTGATAGGGGATAAGGCCATGGGGGAAAAGGCTGCCCGTTTGCAAAAGCGTTCTCAGGAGATGATTCAGAAATGCTATGTGCCTTCCAAGAAGGGCTATGCTCAGGCTGTAGGGGTGGAGCGCATGGATGCCAGCACCTTACAGCTCATTATGATGAACTATCTGGATGGTAATACACAGGAAGCTAAAGACCACCTGAAGGCACTGGAGAAGGAGCTACATGCGAAGGATGGACTCTTCTACCGCTATAAGCATCAGGATGATTTCGGCGCTCCGGAGACTACTTTTCTTATTTGTGCGTTCTGGTACGTAGAGGCTCTTGCCTGTGTGGGCAGACTGGATGAATCTATCAAGTATTTCGAGAACATCCTCTCTTACTCTAACCACGTGGGGCTACTCAGCGAAGATGTCAACGAAAAAGATGGTGGTATGTGGGGTAACTTCCCCCAGGCGTATAGCCATGTGGGTCTGCTCAATGCAGCCTCCAGAATTGCCAGAAAACTTGATAAGCCTGACTTCTTATAG
- a CDS encoding D-alanyl-D-alanine carboxypeptidase/D-alanyl-D-alanine-endopeptidase, which yields MRNQPFWHIAIFCVLAIMLFGCNSLRKLATSRDIDAYLKHSEIFRNEFSGFVLYDPLSGKYLKTKNADLHFTPASNTKILTTYACLTSLPDSIPSFLVQQMADTIRLEPMGDPTFLHTDFPNQPVINRLKNKPIEIHLPDNKLTPFGPGWAWDDYQYSYQTERSWMPIYGNEVRIFNRDTLSVVPAFFEDYISLFVGEKPGSLVYRERKFNLFNIWMEYDTSSFERKIPFDYSDELLARLLSDTTNAPVSFSKAPLSNYTTLYNEALVPALTLMMQRSDNFLAEQLLITAARYSGYNNPDAFRNHLLSKWHLSSPIQWVDGSGLSRYNLFTPRALVEILALIYGQLSWNEITMIFPTGGVSGTLKNWYPGNPPYVFAKTGTLSNNHCLSGYIKTNSGRILIFSFMNNNYLSPVSDVKREMQRVLEAVRDAY from the coding sequence ATGAGAAATCAACCATTCTGGCATATTGCAATATTTTGTGTTTTAGCAATTATGCTCTTCGGCTGTAACTCCCTGCGAAAACTGGCCACGTCCAGAGATATTGATGCATATCTGAAACACTCGGAAATTTTCAGAAACGAATTCTCGGGATTTGTACTTTATGATCCGCTATCAGGGAAGTATCTGAAAACAAAAAATGCAGATCTGCACTTTACTCCTGCTTCCAACACAAAAATCCTAACCACTTACGCATGCCTTACCTCCCTTCCCGATTCCATTCCTTCATTTCTGGTTCAGCAAATGGCTGATACTATCCGGCTGGAGCCAATGGGAGACCCTACCTTTCTACACACAGACTTTCCCAATCAGCCGGTAATTAACCGACTCAAAAACAAGCCAATAGAGATTCATTTGCCCGATAACAAACTCACACCATTTGGGCCTGGGTGGGCTTGGGATGATTATCAATACAGCTACCAAACGGAGCGATCCTGGATGCCTATTTATGGTAATGAAGTGAGAATTTTTAACAGGGACACACTGAGTGTGGTGCCCGCTTTTTTCGAAGACTACATCAGCCTATTTGTAGGAGAAAAACCCGGGAGTCTTGTTTATAGGGAACGAAAATTCAACCTTTTCAATATCTGGATGGAGTACGACACCTCCTCATTTGAAAGAAAAATTCCATTTGACTACAGCGATGAGCTCCTGGCAAGGCTCCTGTCAGATACTACCAATGCGCCGGTATCCTTCAGCAAAGCTCCTCTTAGCAACTACACCACCCTGTACAATGAGGCACTGGTCCCTGCACTTACTCTCATGATGCAGCGCAGTGATAATTTTCTGGCCGAGCAACTCCTCATCACAGCGGCCAGATATAGCGGGTATAACAATCCGGACGCCTTCAGAAATCACCTCCTTTCAAAATGGCACCTTTCTTCTCCTATCCAGTGGGTGGATGGATCGGGGCTTTCTAGATATAATCTATTTACCCCCAGAGCCCTTGTGGAAATACTTGCTCTGATCTATGGTCAGCTATCGTGGAATGAAATCACAATGATTTTCCCCACAGGTGGTGTCTCCGGCACTCTGAAAAACTGGTATCCTGGAAATCCTCCTTACGTTTTTGCTAAAACAGGAACACTTAGTAACAATCATTGTCTAAGCGGTTACATCAAGACCAACTCGGGCAGGATCCTCATCTTTTCCTTCATGAATAATAACTACCTCTCCCCTGTCAGCGATGTGAAAAGAGAAATGCAGCGGGTGCTTGAAGCGGTAAGGGATGCTTACTGA
- a CDS encoding sodium:proton antiporter has translation MSILDLITLLIFLAAVFTLINITVLKLPSTIGLMAIALMMSVAILLAGYIFPSVTRGAEHIITEFDFKEVLLGVMLNFLLFAGALSVDLKKLLEERVAVLVLATVGTLLSTFIVGTLVYYIFPVLGVEIDYIFCLLFGALISPTDPIAVLALIKKFGMSKNLEIKIAGESLFNDGVGVVIFLTILGIAQSTYGGAEAAHGAHGAGEITASSVAILFGQEVVGGVLMGAIFGFLGFRLLNFIDNDHVELEVLVTLTLVMVGGRLAELIHVSGPLAMVVMGLFIGNEGRDEKLANATGEYVFKFWHLLDEALNAILFILVGLEMIVIANTFSPTSFLVGGAGILIVLTARFIGVSLPIKAMSIFRTFEPKTIIILTWGGLRGGISVALALSLAEFTWMEPVIKETILFTTYCCVVFSILVQGLTMGFLLKD, from the coding sequence ATGAGTATACTCGACCTAATCACGTTATTAATATTTCTAGCCGCTGTATTTACCTTAATTAACATCACGGTTCTCAAACTTCCCAGCACCATAGGACTGATGGCTATTGCCCTCATGATGTCCGTGGCAATTCTACTGGCTGGTTATATATTTCCATCCGTTACAAGGGGTGCGGAACATATCATCACAGAGTTCGATTTCAAAGAAGTTCTGCTTGGTGTCATGCTGAACTTCCTGCTTTTTGCCGGAGCCTTGTCGGTGGATTTGAAGAAACTTCTGGAAGAGAGGGTGGCCGTTTTGGTGCTTGCTACAGTTGGCACTCTCCTTTCTACTTTCATCGTAGGTACGCTGGTTTACTACATTTTCCCTGTACTGGGTGTGGAGATTGATTATATCTTTTGTCTCTTATTCGGAGCATTGATTTCTCCTACAGACCCAATTGCGGTACTGGCCCTGATTAAGAAATTTGGAATGTCCAAGAATTTGGAAATTAAGATTGCAGGGGAATCACTTTTTAACGATGGGGTAGGAGTGGTTATTTTCTTAACCATACTAGGTATAGCACAGTCCACTTATGGCGGAGCTGAGGCTGCTCATGGAGCTCATGGCGCAGGTGAAATCACCGCGTCCTCAGTGGCCATCTTATTTGGTCAGGAGGTTGTAGGTGGTGTCTTGATGGGCGCTATATTTGGTTTCTTGGGCTTTAGGCTTCTAAACTTTATTGACAATGACCATGTGGAGCTGGAAGTGCTTGTTACCCTTACCCTTGTAATGGTTGGAGGAAGACTTGCTGAGCTAATCCACGTTTCTGGACCACTAGCCATGGTGGTGATGGGACTGTTTATAGGCAATGAAGGGAGAGACGAAAAGTTGGCCAACGCCACCGGAGAGTATGTGTTTAAGTTTTGGCACTTGCTGGATGAAGCGCTTAATGCTATTTTGTTTATCCTGGTAGGCCTGGAGATGATTGTGATTGCAAATACCTTCTCACCTACGAGTTTCCTTGTAGGAGGTGCTGGCATCCTGATTGTGCTTACTGCAAGGTTTATTGGAGTATCTCTCCCGATAAAAGCCATGTCTATTTTCCGTACTTTTGAACCGAAAACGATTATTATTCTTACCTGGGGAGGTTTAAGAGGAGGGATATCAGTAGCCTTGGCACTTTCTCTCGCTGAATTCACCTGGATGGAGCCAGTTATTAAAGAGACCATTCTGTTCACCACGTATTGTTGTGTGGTTTTCTCCATTCTGGTTCAAGGCCTTACAATGGGATTTTTATTGAAGGATTAA